TGTTCCTGGCCATTGCTTCACTCTACATGTTTGCAAAAAATGGTCAGGATTTTGGTAAAAAATACAGCTGGTTATATCTCATTGCGTTTGTTCTGATAAACCTTAATGCCTATCCTAAACGTATGCTTTTTCTCACAACCGAGTACGTAAAGCAGGCAAATGCTGAGCTGAAAAAGCTTGAGAGCTATAGCCAGGTTCCTGATGATTTCACGGTGGTCGATAATCATCAGAGGTATAAGAATATTATTGTTGTTGTTGGGGAAAGTGTTACCAGGGATTACTTATCGGTATATGGATACCAGCATGACACCACACCGTGGCTGAATCATGCTCCGGGGTATTTCTATTCAAACTATGTATCATCAGCCCCAAATACCTTTATGTCGTTACCGCGAACACTGACAGTGAGTGACGGCATAAAAACCGAAGAGAATAACAATATTGTTGCGCTGGCAAAAAAAGCAGGCTTGTACACTCACTGGATTTCTAATCAGGGGTTTGTCGGCGAATTTGACACGCCAAGTACGATTATTGCGAAAAATGCACAGCATGAAGTCTTTTTTAAAAAGGGTGATTACAACGCTAACAATACCGATGATATGGATCTACTGAAGCAGTTGAGCAGTATCATCAACAATAAAGAGCATGATCGTAATGCTGTTTTTCTGCACATGATAGGCTCTCACCCTGATACCTGTGAAAGATTGAATGGATTCCCGGTGAATATAAGAATAAGTCATCAGGAAAAATTCAATTGTTACCTCGCGACATTACAGAAACTCGATCTCTTCCTGGAACGTGCTGTCCAGATACTGAACCAAAGTGGGGAGTCTTACGCGCTGGTGTACTTTTCCGATCATGGTATGACGGTTGATGAAAGCGATCGCCCGGTGCGCCACGGTAATGATGCCCGACAGAACTATAATGTCCCCTTCTTCATTTTCACCAGTGACAGCGATAAGCACATCACTTCTGACAAACCCATCAGTGCAAGACAGTTCATCTCTATATTTGAGTGGTTGTCCGGTTTTAGCTCCGATAAGGTGACGGCCCATTCCCCGGAACAGACTACCAGTGGAAACATTACTGTTTTTGACGGTGGCAAGCTCACTGAGTATCAGGGTTTGAAGAACAATCCGATCATCCATTAATCTCGGGCCTGCTGAAGGCGATGAAAATAGAATCGGCTTCAGCAGGTAGTCAGCACGATTGACGAGACAAAGGCCAGGCATGACCTTGCCAGGATTGTCATTCGAGAGTGATTACTTGTTTTCGTCTTTTGGTGCAGCTTTCAACTTGTCAAACATATCTTTAGCTTTGAACACCGTAGAGGCATCTACTTTTTCAAAAACTTTTTCGGCCAACTTATCAACATGCGTATCTAACGCACCATTAAGGCCAAGCTTGTTATTAATCTGTTTTTTCACTTGATGTTTAATGATTTTTTCTTTTGTTGCTTCGGGTAAGAGTGCATCTCTCATTTTAGTCAAAAAGCTCATCTGCTTTCCCCTTTGCTTTTCCTTTTACGACATCATCAATGCATCCTGTGACAGCGACAAGAGCCGCAGCGATCATAGCCATATCATCTGTGTATCCTAAAACTGGCGTTAAATCAGGAATCAGGTCAATTGGCGATACAAGATAAGCGAGTGCACCGTAAATGATCGTCTTATCTTTGGTTGAGCATTTTTCACTCTCCAGGGCGTAATACAGGGTAAACACCTGCTCAAGGGAAGTGCGGCCAATGCTCTTGCAATACATTTTCGCTTTTGCCCAAAAACCCTCTTCGTTGTAATCATCTATCTCTATAGCCATTCGTTTCCCCTTTGCTTGTCTTTTTCACGGTGTTATCGGTTTATCGCTTTTCTATAGTGCTGGAGCTGGCTGACGATAAATGTCAGTCATCCTTATTTCATTTTCGACCAGAATAGCGATGGCTTTAACTAAATCCGGCATAGCCTTGCTGGAGAAACATCTGGACAGTGAAAATCGTAGCGCCACGCTTTCTTCTATATGTACCTCTATATACTGGTGTGCTTGCTGCACATTAATGAATGTATCGCGGCGATGGAGTGCGTAAATTCATACCGTGTTGAGCCTCATCACCCTGGAATGTGGCCGAAAACAACGATGATTGTGGATAAGTCTGTGAGCAAAAGGGTATAAGGCGGTGTTTTGCTGTGGAATGCAGCAGTCAGTCATTTTTCTGCAATTTAAGGGTTGCGGCCTGATGAGAACTCCCTATAATGCGCCTCCATCGACACGGCGGATGTGAATCACTTCACAAACAACCCGGTCGGTTGAAGAGAAAAATCCTGAAATAACGGGTTGACTCTGAAAGAGGAAAGCGTAATATACGCCACCTCGCGACAGAGCGCTAAAGCGCGTCGCACCTGCTCTTTAACAATTTATCAGACAATCTGTGTGGGCACTCAAAGTGACATGGATTCTTGACGTCGCAAGACGAAAAATGAATACCAAGTCTCTGAGTGAACATACGTAATTCATTACGAAGTTTAATTCACGAGCATCAAACTTAAATTGAAGAGTTTGATCATGGCTCAGATTGAACGCTGGCGGCAGGCCTAACACATGCAAGTCGGGCGGTAACACAGGGAGCTTGCTCCCGGGTGACGAGCGGCGGACGGGTGAGTAATGTCTGGGAAACTGCCTGATGGAGGGGGATAACTACTGGAAACGGTAGCTAATACCGCATAATGTCGCAAGACCAAAGAGGGGGACCTTCGGGCCTCTTGCCATCAGATGTGCCCAGATGGGATTAGCTAGTAGGTGGGGTAATGGCTCACCTAGGCGACGATCCCTAGCTGGTCTGAGAGGATGACCAGCCACACTGGAACTGAGACACGGTCCAGACTCCTACGGGAGGCAGCAGTGGGGAATATTGCACAATGGGCGCAAGCCTGATGCAGCCATGCCGCGTGTATGAAGAAGGCCTTCGGGTTGTAAAGTACTTTCAGCGGGGAGGAAGGCGTTGTGGTTAATAACCACAGCGATTGACGTTACCCGCAGAAGAAGCACCGGCTAACTCCGTGCCAGCAGCCGCGGTAATACGGAGGGTGCAAGCGTTAATCGGAATTACTGGGCGTAAAGCGCACGCAGGCGGTCTGTCAAGTCGGATGTGAAATCCCCGGGCTCAACCTGGGAACTGCATTCGAAACTGGCAGGCTAGAGTCTTGTAGAGGGGGGTAGAATTCCAGGTGTAGCGGTGAAATGCGTAGAGATCTGGAGGAATACCGGTGGCGAAGGCGGCCCCCTGGACAAAGACTGACGCTCAGGTGCGAAAGCGTGGGGAGCAAACAGGATTAGATACCCTGGTAGTCCACGCCGTAAACGATGTCGACTTGGAGGTTGTTCCCTTGAGGAGTGGCTTCCGGAGCTAACGCGTTAAGTCGACCGCCTGGGGAGTACGGCCGCAAGGTTAAAACTCAAATGAATTGACGGGGGCCCGCACAAGCGGTGGAGCATGTGGTTTAATTCGATGCAACGCGAAGAACCTTACCTACTCTTGACATCCACGGAATTTAGCAGAGATGCTTTAGTGCCTTCGGGAACCGTGAGACAGGTGCTGCATGGCTGTCGTCAGCTCGTGTTGTGAAATGTTGGGTTAAGTCCCGCAACGAGCGCAACCCTTATCCTTTGTTGCCAGCGGCTAGGCCGGGAACTCAAAGGAGACTGCCAGTGATAAACTGGAGGAAGGTGGGGATGACGTCAAGTCATCATGGCCCTTACGAGTAGGGCTACACACGTGCTACAATGGCATATACAAAGAGAAGCGACCTCGCGAGAGCAAGCGGACCTCATAAAGTATGTCGTAGTCCGGATTGGAGTCTGCAACTCGACTCCATGAAGTCGGAATCGCTAGTAATCGTAGATCAGAATGCTACGGTGAATACGTTCCCGGGCCTTGTACACACCGCCCGTCACACCATGGGAGTGGGTTGCAAAAGAAGTAGGTAGCTTAACCTTCGGGAGGGCGCTTACCACTTTGTGATTCATGACTGGGGTGAAGTCGTAACAAGGTAACCGTAGGGGAACCTGCGGTTGGATCACCTCCTTACCTTAAAGAACCTGCCTTTGTAGTGTCCACACAGATTGTCTGATGAAAAGTAAATAGCAAGGCGTCTTGCGATTGAGACTTCAGTGTCCCCTTCGTCTAGAGGCCCAGGACACCGCCCTTTCACGGCGGTAACAGGGGTTCGAATCCCCTAGGGGACGCCACTTGCTGGTTTGTGAGTGAAAGTCACCTGCCGATATATCTCAAAACTGATTCCGTTGCGTGAGCAGCGAGTCACGTTTGAGATATTTGCTCTTTAAAAATCTGGATCAAGCTGAAAATTGAAACGACACACTGTGTCTGTTCTCCGTAATAAGAACAGATGAAGGTGTGTTCGAGTCTCTCAAATTTTCGCAATTTGATGATGAATCGAAAGAAACATCTTCGGGTTGTGAGGTTAAGCGACTAAGCGTACACGGTGGATGCCCTGGCAGTCAGAGGCGATGAAGGACGTGCTAATCTGCGAAAAGCGTCGGCGAGGTGATATGAACCTTTGACCCGGCGATGTCCGAATGGGGAAACCCAGTGCAATTCGTTGCACTATCGTTAACTGAATACATAGGTTAACGAGGCGAACCGGGGGAACTGAAACATCTAAGTACCCCGAGGAAAAGAAATCAACCGAGATTCCCCCAGTAGCGGCGAGCGAACGGGGAGCAGCCCAGAGTCTGAATCAGCAGGTGTGTTAGTGGAACGGTCTGGAAAGTCCGGCGGTACAGGGTGATAGTCCCGTACACAAAAACGCATCTGGTGTGAACTCGAAGAGTAGGGCGGGACACGTGGTATCCTGTCTGAATATGGGGGGACCATCCTCCAAGGCTAAATACTCCTGACTGACCGATAGTGAACCAGTACCGTGAGGGAAAGGCGAAAAGAACCCCGGCGAGGGGAGTGAAAAAGAACCTGAAACCGTGTACGTACAAGCAGTGGGAGCCTCTTTATGGGGTGACTGCGTACCTTTTGTATAATGGGTCAGCGACTTATATTCTGTAGCAAGGTTAACCGAATAGGGGAGCCGAAGGGAAACCGAGTCTTAACTGGGCGTTAAGTTGCAGGGTATAGACCCGAAACCCGGTGATCTAGCCATGGGCAGGTTGAAGGTTGGGTAACACTAACTGGAGGACCGAACCGACTAATGTTGAAAAATTAGCGGATGACTTGTGGCTGGGGGTGAAAGGCCAATCAAACCGGGAGATAGCTGGTTCTCCCCGAAAGCTATTTAGGTAGCGCCTCGTGAACTCATCTTCGGGGGTAGAGCACTGTTTCGGCTAGGGGGCCATCCCGGCTTACCAACCCGATGCAAACTACGAATACCGAAGAATGTTATCACGGGAGACACACGGCGGGTGCTAACGTCCGTCGTGAAGAGGGAAACAACCCAGACCGCCAGCTAAGGTCCCAAAGTCATGGTTAAGTGGGAAACGATGTGGGAAGGCACAGACAGCCAGGATGTTGGCTTAGAAGCAGCCATCATTTAAAGAAAGCGTAATAGCTCACTGGTCGAGTCGGCCTGCGCGGAAGATGTAACGGGGCTAAACCATGCACCGAAGCTGCGGCAGCGACACTATGTGTTGTTGGGTAGGGGAGCGTTCTGTAAGCCGTTGAAGGTGTCCTGTGAGGGATGCTGGAGGTATCAGAAGTGCGAATGCTGACATAAGTAACGATAATGCGGGTGAAAAGCCCGCACGCCGGAAGACCAAGGGTTCCTGTCCAACGTTAATCGGGGCAGGGTGAGTCGACCCCTAAGGCGAGGCCGAAAGGCGTAGTCGATGGGAAACAGGTTAATATTCCTGTACTTGGTGTTACTGCGAAGGGGGGACGGAGAAGGCTATGTTAGCCGGGCGACGGTTGTCCCGGTTTAAGCATGTAGGCGGAGAGTTTAGGTAAATCCGGACTCTTTTAACGCTGAGGTGTGATGACGAGGCACTACGGTGCTGAAGTAACAAATGCCCTGCTTCCAGGAAAAGCCTCTAAGCATCAGGTAACACGAAATCGTACCCCAAACCGACACAGGTGGTCAGGTAGAGAATACCAAGGCGCTTGAGAGAACTCGGGTGAAGGAACTAGGCAAAATGGTGCCGTAACTTCGGGAGAAGGCACGCTGATATGTAGGTGAAGCCCCTGCGGGTGGAGCTGAAATCAGTCGAAGATACCAGCTGGCTGCAACTGTTTATTAAAAACACAGCACTGTGCAAACACGAAAGTGGACGTATACGGTGTGACGCCTGCCCGGTGCCGGAAGGTTAATTGATGGGGTCAGCGGCAACGCGAAGCTCTTGATCGAAGCCCCGGTAAACGGCGGCCGTAACTATAACGGTCCTAAGGTAGCGAAATTCCTTGTCGGGTAAGTTCCGACCTGCACGAATGGCGTAATGATGGCCAGGCTGTCTCCACCCGAGACTCAGTGAAATTGAACTCGCTGTGAAGATGCAGTGTACCCGCGGCAAGACGGAAAGACCCCGTGAACCTTTACTATAGCTTGACACTGAACACTGGTCCTTGATGTGTAGGATAGGTGGGAGGCTTTGAAGCGTGGACGCCAGTCTGCGTGGAGCCGCCCTTGAAATACCACCCTTTAATGGCTGGTGTTCTAACGTGGACCCGTGATCCGGGTTGCGGACAGTGTCTGGTGGGTAGTTTGACTGGGGCGGTCTCCTCCCAAAGAGTAACGGAGGAGCACGAAGGTTAGCTAATCCTGGTCGGACATCAGGAGGTTAGTGCAATGGCATAAGCTAGCTTGACTGCGAGAGTGACGGCTCGAGCAGGTGCGAAAGCAGGTCATAGTGATCCGGTGGTTCTGAATGGAAGGGCCATCGCTCAACGGATAAAAGGTACTCCGGGGATAACAGGCT
This sequence is a window from Enterobacter sp. RHBSTW-00994. Protein-coding genes within it:
- a CDS encoding phosphoethanolamine transferase: MFNSLLNRLGHSFRMKHKSTDLKDTLMWLFPAIVVSIVIPICIGYKGFGSSILTFVTLYLSRKNRVTFYVSCLVLFFISLYIPVGINFGRISYGYVISALQTNTGELSEFLRGTSFAAWFLMFLAIASLYMFAKNGQDFGKKYSWLYLIAFVLINLNAYPKRMLFLTTEYVKQANAELKKLESYSQVPDDFTVVDNHQRYKNIIVVVGESVTRDYLSVYGYQHDTTPWLNHAPGYFYSNYVSSAPNTFMSLPRTLTVSDGIKTEENNNIVALAKKAGLYTHWISNQGFVGEFDTPSTIIAKNAQHEVFFKKGDYNANNTDDMDLLKQLSSIINNKEHDRNAVFLHMIGSHPDTCERLNGFPVNIRISHQEKFNCYLATLQKLDLFLERAVQILNQSGESYALVYFSDHGMTVDESDRPVRHGNDARQNYNVPFFIFTSDSDKHITSDKPISARQFISIFEWLSGFSSDKVTAHSPEQTTSGNITVFDGGKLTEYQGLKNNPIIH
- a CDS encoding YkvA family protein, with protein sequence MAIEIDDYNEEGFWAKAKMYCKSIGRTSLEQVFTLYYALESEKCSTKDKTIIYGALAYLVSPIDLIPDLTPVLGYTDDMAMIAAALVAVTGCIDDVVKGKAKGKADELFD